The stretch of DNA CTGCGTCGCCACGAGCGCGAGGGTCAGGATGATCATCGCCACCGTGGTCACCCACGCGATGACGTTGAACGCCACCGAGTTGGTGTAGGCGCCCATCAGCCGCTTCTGGTTGACGAGCAGGAGCATGAACACGAGGATGAACGGCAGCAGGATGCCGTTCGCGACCTGTGACAGAAACAGGATCTGCAGCAACGGGGCGTTGGGGAGCAGGACGATGATGCACGCCCCGACGATGAGGGCGATGTAGATGCCGTAGAACACGGGTGCCTGGCGCATCGTGCGGTCGACGCCCGCTTCGAACCCGAGCGACTCGCACACGTAATGGGAGGTCGCCAGCGGCAGCACGGACGCGGAGAATAGCGACGCGTTGATGAGGCCGAGCGCGAACAGCGCCGCCGCGTACCGGCCGGCGAGCGGAACGAGCGCGAGCGCCGCGTCCTTGACGGTCTCGACGTGGATGTGGTGGGCGAAGATCGTCGCGCCGCAGGCAACAATGATGAACCAGGCGACGATGTCGGTCATCAACGAGCCGATGAAGACATCCGTCCGCGTGTACCCGTAGTCCTTGACCGTGATGCCCTTTTCGACGACGGTCGACTGCAGGTAGAACTGCATCCACGGCGCGATCGTCGTGCCGATCACGCCGACGAACATCAGCAGATAGGCGGCCTGGAAGCTGAACGTGGGCACCACCGACGCGCGCAACACGACGCCCCAGTCCGGCCGCGCCAGAATGCCGGACACGACGTAGGCCACGTAGAACGCGCTCGCGCCGAGGAAGATCCGCTCGACCGACCGATAGGTGCCCCGGACGACGAGCAGCCATACCGTCAGCGCGCCGATCGGGACGAAGACGTACTTCGAGACGCCGAAGATCTCCCCGCCGGCGGCGAGCCCCGAGAACTCGGCGAGGGTGTTGCCGAAGTCGGCGGCGAGCAGCACCAGCATGACCCACACCGTGGTTCTGACGCCGAACCGTTCGCGGATCAGGTCGGCGAGCCCCTTGCCCGTGACCACCCCCAGCCGGGACGCCATCTCCTGGATGACATAGAGCGCGATCGTCACCGGGATCATCGTCCAGAGCAGCGCGTACCCGAAGTTGGCGCCGGCCAGCGAGTACGTGGTGATGCCGCCGGCGTCGTTGTCGACGTTCTGTGTGATGATGCCCGGGCCCATGATCGCGAAAAACATCGCCAGCCGGCTCATCGCCGCCGCCCGGCCGGCGCGCCTCAGGATCGGAAGCGAGAAATTCATCCGGACGGCTGCGGCCCGCCTGCCCCGCCCACGCCGGGGTCGCCCCCCGGCGGGCGCGACCCCGGCGTGGCGGCGGACTCGCGGGATGCCTTGCGCCGCAGAAGGTCGACGCCGCCGCCGAGCTTCCGGGGCCCGTACGTCTCGACCAGAATGTCGATCAGGTCGTCGACGGTGACGATGCCCACGAGCCGCCCCGCAGGCTCGACGACCGGCACGGCCAGCAGGTCGTACTTGACGAGAGCCCCGGCGACGTCGTCGACGCTGGCGTCCGGCGGGACGTAGAATACCTCGGTGCGCATCAGTTGCGAGATCGGCGTCTCCGGCGGCGACACCAGGAGCGACCGGATCGAGAGGACGCCGGCGAGCCGCTCCTGGGCGTCGACCACGTAGAGATAGTAGATGGACTCGTCGTCGGGCTTGGTCTCGCGGAGCCGCGCCAGCACCTGCTCGACCGTCATCGTCTCCGCCAGGGCGATGAACTCCGTCGTCATCTTCCCGGCGGCCGTCTCCGGCGGATACTGGAGCAGGCGGCTGACTTCTTCCGCCTTGTCCTCTTCCATCAGCGAGATCAGCTCGTCGGCCCGCGCTTCCGGGAGCTCCCCGAGGACGTCCGCGGCCTCGTCCGGAGCCATCTCCTCGAGCACGTCGGCCGCCCGCTCCCTCGGCAGCTCCTGGATCACGGCGGTCTGCACCTCCGGCTCGGCCTCTTCGAGGACGTCGGCGGCGGTCTCGTCGGCGAGCGCGGTCATCATCTCGACCCGCTCGTCGCGGTCGAGCTCTTCCAGGAGGTCCGCGAGGTCGGCGGGGTGGATGTGCTTCAGTTTCTCCCGCGAGATGGTCAGCTTAAGGGGCGTCATGGTGCCGCCGAGCACCGCCACGAGGTTCCACGGGATCACGCCCTGCGGCAGCGGCCGGCCGAAGCGCTCGAACGCGCCGGCGACGAGCGGTTCGAGCCCGAGCCGCCGGAGCAGCGACCGCGTCCCGACGTCCGCGCCGACGACGCGGAGTTCCGAGCCGATCCGGCGCAGCTCGATGTCGTTGACGCGCACGACCTTCAGGTCGTCGGTGTCCACGACCTGGCTGTCGAAGATGTTGTCGCGCAGGAGGACTTCGTCCGGTTGCAGCGGCCGCGGCGAGAGATGCCGCCGCTCGACCCGCAGCCGGATGGCGGTGGTCAGAAACTCGGCGACCGCGTCCCACGGAATGATCGCGACGCGGCTGTGGTCGCCGCGCAAGAGAATCCCGGTGATCTTGGGAAATTTTTCGGTGCCGTGGTAGATCACGAGGTCGGCGACCCGGTCGAACGCGTCGCCCGAGGCGTCATACACCGGCTTGCCGATGATCTGGCTCAGGTAGAGCATGGCACGCTCGCGGCGGCGGCGTTGGGCGGTGCGGCGGCGTCCGTGGGAAGGACGCCTCGAGGTGGTTCGGTCGTGCCGGAGTTCGCTCCTGCACGTCGAAGGTACAGACGCTCATGCCGGCATTGTCTCCCACCGTCGTGACCGCCCTGCGTGCCGCGCATGCCGCGGCCGGCGTGCAGCGCCGCTTTTTCCGGCGCCTCGAGCGGGTCGATTACAAGGGCCGCAACGACCCCGTCACCGAGGCCGACCGTGCGGCCGAAGACACGATCGTCGGCATCCTTCAAGAGGCCTACCCATCGCACGCGATCCTCGGCGAGGAAGGCGGACGGCGCGGCCGGGGGGCGCACACGTGGCTCGTCGATCCGCTCGACGGCACGTCCAATTACGCGCGCGGCATACCGTGGTTTGCCACGAGCCTCGCCTTGCACGAGGAGCCGGCCGGCCTCACACTCGGCGTGATCATGAACCCGATGCTCGGCGAAGTGTACGCCGCGGAGCGCGGCCGGGGGGCGTTCTCCGCATTTTTGGCCGACCTGCCGACCGACCCCGCCGGGTGGGACGACCTCATCCCGTGGCGGCGGCTCCACGTGTCGGCGGTCGCGAGTCTGCGGGACGCCGCCTTCGCCACGGGCTTCCCGCACGACGTCACCGAGACGCGCGTCAACCTCGACCACTTCGTCGACGTTCGCCTGGAGGCCGCGATCGTCCGCTCACTCGGATCGGCGGCGCTGGCCCTCGCCGCGGTGGCCGCGGGCCATCTCGACGGCTACTGGGAGATCGGGCCGAAGGCCTGGGACTTCGCCGCCGGCATGCTCATGGTCGAGGAGGCCGGCGGGCGGATCAGCGATCTTCGGGGACGCCCGGTGCCCGCCACCGGAGACGCCGGACAGTTGGTGGCGACAAACGGCGCCCTCCACGACGCGACGATCGCCGTCCTCGCCCGCGGCGGCAGCGGACTCGATTGAGCGCCTTCGTTCATGACCCGCGCGTGGTGCTAGCACCTCTGATGTGACGTAAGAAAAGATTGGGGACAGTCCTCTCCCTCCCCGGCCCCGGACCGTGTAGGATGGAGCCGTTCACCCGGCCGGCCTTCGCCCATTTCCACGGCCGGGAGGATCGCCCGGGAGGCCGGCGATGTCTACCGCCTTCCGCGGGTGGGTAGATCGGTTCGAGGGACGGAGTCGGGTGGAGGGAGAGCGATGGCCGTCTATCAGTGCCCGGAGTGTGGTCACGAGACCGTGGTGTTTCCCAACGCGGGGAGGGAAATCGTCGCCCGCTACTGCCTCCGGCATAACAGCGGCATCGACGGCCATCTGCATCCCGTCGAGATGCGCCTCTGCCCGGCTGCCGATCCCGCCGAACGGCTGCTCCGGGAACCCGTCCCGGTCGCCTAAGCGCCCGGACGCGGCCCGCCGTCAGGCGTCCGCGATGTGCACGTCCCGCGCGAGCGCGCTGAGCGCGTGCGCGCCCGCGCCGTCCACGTAGACGATTTCCTCCAGGCGCACGCCGAACTCGCCGGGGAGATAGATTCCCGGCTCCACCGAAAAAACGAACCCTTCACCGATCGGCATCGCGTTTTCGTGCGTCACGCTCGGGAGCTCGTGGCCCGAGACCCCGAGGCCGTGCCCGACCCGGTGGACGAAGTACTGCCCGAAGCCCGCGCGCTCGATGACCCCGCGCGCGGCGAGATCGACCTGCTTGAGCGGCACCCCCGGCTTGATCACGGCGATCGCCGTCTGCACCGCTTCGTCCACGACGGCATGCACCTGCCGGTACCGCGCCGGCGGCGCGCCGAGGGACGCGACCCGGGTGATGTCGGAAGCATATCCGTTCAGGCGGCCGCCGACGTCGATCACGACGGAGTCCCCCGGCGCGAAGCGGCGGTCGGTCGGGTGGTGATGCGGGAACGCGCCGTTTGGACCCAACGCGATGCCCGTGAACAACACTTCCTCCGACCCGGATCGCCGAAACGAGACCGCGGCGACGTCGGCCAGTTCGCGTTCCGACACGCCGGCGCGGCAGGCGCCCCACACGTCCCGGACGGCCCGGTCGGCGTGCCGGCTCGACTGTTTGAGCGCCTCGATCTCGTCCGCGTCCTTGCGCATCCGCACCGGCGCCAGCACCTCGGAGCCGAGCGCGAGACGGGCATCCGGATACGCCGCCTGCAGCGTGAGGACGAAGTCGGCCCGCATGGTGTCGCCGACGCCCAGCCGGCGCGGCGCGCGTTCGCCGATCTCCGCGCCGGAGGCGGCGACGGCGCGGGCCGGGCCTTCCGCGTCCGTGTAGGTGAACGTCGGCGCGCGGACGTACTGCTCCGCCTGCGCCGCGTTCAGGCTCGGCACCACAAACGCGCTGCCTCCCGCGGCCACCAACAGGTAGCACGG from bacterium encodes:
- a CDS encoding Nramp family divalent metal transporter; this encodes MNFSLPILRRAGRAAAMSRLAMFFAIMGPGIITQNVDNDAGGITTYSLAGANFGYALLWTMIPVTIALYVIQEMASRLGVVTGKGLADLIRERFGVRTTVWVMLVLLAADFGNTLAEFSGLAAGGEIFGVSKYVFVPIGALTVWLLVVRGTYRSVERIFLGASAFYVAYVVSGILARPDWGVVLRASVVPTFSFQAAYLLMFVGVIGTTIAPWMQFYLQSTVVEKGITVKDYGYTRTDVFIGSLMTDIVAWFIIVACGATIFAHHIHVETVKDAALALVPLAGRYAAALFALGLINASLFSASVLPLATSHYVCESLGFEAGVDRTMRQAPVFYGIYIALIVGACIIVLLPNAPLLQILFLSQVANGILLPFILVFMLLLVNQKRLMGAYTNSVAFNVIAWVTTVAMIILTLALVATQIFPFGG
- a CDS encoding CBS domain-containing protein, with amino-acid sequence MLYLSQIIGKPVYDASGDAFDRVADLVIYHGTEKFPKITGILLRGDHSRVAIIPWDAVAEFLTTAIRLRVERRHLSPRPLQPDEVLLRDNIFDSQVVDTDDLKVVRVNDIELRRIGSELRVVGADVGTRSLLRRLGLEPLVAGAFERFGRPLPQGVIPWNLVAVLGGTMTPLKLTISREKLKHIHPADLADLLEELDRDERVEMMTALADETAADVLEEAEPEVQTAVIQELPRERAADVLEEMAPDEAADVLGELPEARADELISLMEEDKAEEVSRLLQYPPETAAGKMTTEFIALAETMTVEQVLARLRETKPDDESIYYLYVVDAQERLAGVLSIRSLLVSPPETPISQLMRTEVFYVPPDASVDDVAGALVKYDLLAVPVVEPAGRLVGIVTVDDLIDILVETYGPRKLGGGVDLLRRKASRESAATPGSRPPGGDPGVGGAGGPQPSG
- a CDS encoding inositol monophosphatase family protein, coding for MPALSPTVVTALRAAHAAAGVQRRFFRRLERVDYKGRNDPVTEADRAAEDTIVGILQEAYPSHAILGEEGGRRGRGAHTWLVDPLDGTSNYARGIPWFATSLALHEEPAGLTLGVIMNPMLGEVYAAERGRGAFSAFLADLPTDPAGWDDLIPWRRLHVSAVASLRDAAFATGFPHDVTETRVNLDHFVDVRLEAAIVRSLGSAALALAAVAAGHLDGYWEIGPKAWDFAAGMLMVEEAGGRISDLRGRPVPATGDAGQLVATNGALHDATIAVLARGGSGLD
- a CDS encoding Xaa-Pro peptidase family protein encodes the protein MDYGGRTERVRRLMKEQQMDLLAVAPGDDLRYLLGYSPTADERPCYLLVAAGGSAFVVPSLNAAQAEQYVRAPTFTYTDAEGPARAVAASGAEIGERAPRRLGVGDTMRADFVLTLQAAYPDARLALGSEVLAPVRMRKDADEIEALKQSSRHADRAVRDVWGACRAGVSERELADVAAVSFRRSGSEEVLFTGIALGPNGAFPHHHPTDRRFAPGDSVVIDVGGRLNGYASDITRVASLGAPPARYRQVHAVVDEAVQTAIAVIKPGVPLKQVDLAARGVIERAGFGQYFVHRVGHGLGVSGHELPSVTHENAMPIGEGFVFSVEPGIYLPGEFGVRLEEIVYVDGAGAHALSALARDVHIADA